One Marinibacterium anthonyi genomic region harbors:
- the soxB_2 gene encoding Sarcosine oxidase subunit beta, with protein MARYVAPYSIATGGAPMTRFNAFNLLRNALTGHKNWTEQWPESQPKSEYDVIIVGAGGHGLGAAYYLATQHGITNIAVIDKGWLGGGNTGRNTTIIRSNYLYDESARLFDHSVDLWQGLSQELNYNVMYSNRGCLMLAHTVHDVQSFKRHIHANRLNGVDNRWLTPEECKEYCPPINISKTARYPVMGGALQERAGTARHDAVAWGYARGAAARGVDIIQNCAVTAIRRNADGSVAGVDTDKGFIKAKKVAVSASGHNSMVMATAGVRLPLESMPLQALVSEPVKPIFPCVVMSNAVHAYCSQSDKGELVIGSGTDQYVSYSQRGGLPLIEHTIAAISEVFPIFNRMRMLRKWGGITDNTPDRSPIIGKTPVQNLYVNCGWGTGGFKATPGSAHVFAWTIAKDEPHPINAPFSLDRFRTGRLIDEAAAAAVAH; from the coding sequence ATGGCTCGCTACGTAGCCCCCTATTCCATCGCAACCGGGGGCGCGCCCATGACTCGTTTCAATGCCTTCAACCTTCTCAGGAATGCCCTGACCGGTCACAAGAACTGGACGGAGCAATGGCCCGAGAGCCAGCCCAAGTCCGAATATGACGTGATCATCGTCGGCGCCGGCGGTCACGGGCTGGGCGCGGCCTATTACCTGGCCACCCAGCACGGCATCACCAATATCGCGGTGATCGACAAGGGCTGGCTGGGCGGTGGCAACACCGGGCGCAACACCACGATCATCCGGTCGAACTACCTTTATGACGAAAGCGCGCGGCTGTTCGATCATTCGGTCGACCTGTGGCAGGGCCTCAGCCAGGAGCTGAACTACAACGTCATGTATTCGAACCGGGGCTGCCTGATGCTGGCCCATACCGTGCATGACGTGCAAAGCTTCAAGCGGCACATCCACGCCAACCGGCTGAACGGCGTCGACAACCGCTGGCTGACCCCGGAAGAGTGCAAGGAATACTGCCCGCCGATCAACATCTCCAAGACCGCGCGCTACCCGGTCATGGGCGGCGCGTTGCAGGAACGTGCCGGAACGGCGCGCCATGACGCGGTGGCCTGGGGCTATGCCCGTGGCGCGGCGGCGCGCGGCGTGGACATCATCCAGAACTGCGCGGTGACCGCGATCCGCCGCAACGCGGATGGATCGGTCGCGGGGGTCGATACCGACAAGGGGTTCATCAAGGCGAAGAAGGTCGCGGTGAGCGCCTCGGGGCACAACAGCATGGTCATGGCGACGGCGGGCGTGCGCCTGCCGCTGGAATCCATGCCGCTGCAGGCGCTGGTTTCCGAACCGGTCAAGCCGATCTTCCCCTGCGTGGTCATGTCCAACGCCGTGCACGCCTATTGCAGCCAATCCGACAAGGGCGAGCTGGTGATCGGCTCGGGCACCGACCAGTACGTGTCCTATTCCCAGCGCGGCGGCCTGCCGCTGATCGAACACACGATCGCGGCGATCTCCGAGGTCTTCCCGATCTTCAACCGCATGCGGATGCTGCGCAAATGGGGCGGGATCACCGACAACACACCGGACCGGTCGCCGATCATCGGCAAGACCCCGGTGCAGAACCTTTACGTCAACTGCGGCTGGGGCACCGGCGGGTTCAAGGCCACGCCCGGGTCTGCCCATGTCTTCGCCTGGACCATCGCCAAGGACGAACCGCACCCGATCAACGCGCCCTTCTCGCTCGACCGGTTCCGCACCGGCCGCCTGATCGACGAAGCCGCGGCCGCCGCCGTCGCGCACTGA
- the cdhR_2 gene encoding Carnitine catabolism transcriptional activator has protein sequence MTDRNAMSRRPTSRAAAAHALRPRAEGPRLSVGFILARRFTLCAFANFVDVLRLAADEGDRSRPILCNWTVLSDTMDPVTSSCGINVQPKERLGDPARFDYIVVVGGLMDEMPNLSPAHTKFLHAASEAGVPLVGICTGAFMLHQAGLLDGYRCCVSWFHHAEFLEQFEGLTPVADQIFVVDGDRLTCSGGVSSAHLAAHLVEKHIGRAQANKSLHIMIIDDPLQAEKPQPGITLDFKTRDPIVLKTLLLMQQNIDTPLSVQDIAKRTGHSKRQLERHFRAALNTSPQAAFLDIRLSLAHHLIETSDKSIAQIAVDCGFCDSSHLSRMFRRRFDTTPHALRRTAVEA, from the coding sequence ATGACCGATCGCAATGCCATGTCACGCAGACCGACCTCGCGGGCGGCCGCCGCCCATGCGCTGCGCCCCCGTGCCGAGGGGCCGCGCCTGTCCGTCGGGTTCATCCTGGCGCGACGCTTTACGCTGTGCGCCTTTGCCAATTTCGTCGATGTGTTGCGGCTGGCCGCCGATGAAGGCGACCGCAGCCGGCCGATCCTGTGCAACTGGACCGTCCTGTCGGATACGATGGACCCGGTGACATCAAGCTGCGGGATCAACGTCCAGCCCAAGGAGCGCCTGGGCGATCCCGCGCGGTTCGACTACATCGTCGTGGTCGGCGGGCTGATGGACGAGATGCCGAACCTCAGCCCCGCCCACACCAAGTTCCTGCATGCCGCCTCGGAAGCCGGCGTGCCGCTGGTCGGCATCTGCACCGGCGCTTTCATGCTGCACCAGGCCGGATTGCTGGACGGCTACCGTTGCTGCGTAAGCTGGTTCCACCATGCCGAATTCCTGGAACAGTTCGAAGGCCTCACCCCCGTGGCCGACCAGATCTTCGTGGTCGACGGAGACCGGCTGACCTGTTCGGGCGGCGTCAGTTCGGCGCATCTGGCGGCACACCTGGTGGAAAAGCACATCGGCCGGGCGCAGGCGAACAAGAGCCTGCACATCATGATCATCGACGATCCCCTGCAGGCGGAAAAGCCGCAGCCGGGGATCACGCTGGATTTCAAGACCCGCGACCCGATCGTCCTGAAGACCCTGCTGCTGATGCAGCAGAACATCGATACGCCGCTGTCGGTGCAGGACATCGCCAAGCGCACGGGCCACAGCAAACGCCAGCTTGAGCGACATTTCAGGGCGGCGCTGAACACCTCGCCGCAGGCGGCTTTCCTGGATATCCGGCTGTCACTGGCACATCACCTGATCGAGACCAGCGACAAGTCCATCGCCCAGATCGCCGTCGATTGCGGCTTCTGCGATTCATCCCACCTGAGCCGCATGTTCCGGCGCCGGTTCGACACCACCCCGCACGCCCTGCGCCGGACCGCGGTCGAGGCCTGA
- the gcvT_4 gene encoding Aminomethyltransferase — protein MSSFPERAKVVIVGLGGIVGASVAHHLIERGWDDIVGIDKSAIPTDIGSTGHASDFCYVTSHDLLSTWTSMYSVDFYEKLGHYSRIGGLEVARVGDDERMIELRRRCDSGRAFGTRVKMISAAEAKEKFPLLEEDQIQGAMWDPDAGLVVPRSQTVAGKLVDAGEKAGKLRSFPNTPALELIQENGRVVGVKTHRGTIMADHVVVCAGLWGRLIADMVGEDLPVMPVDHPLTFFGPYDEFAGTGLEIGRPLLRDQGNSAYMRDTGDPATTEGGQMEWGYYYEKEPRMVHPRDILEKGQARLGPSMRDLVLEDVIEPLERAMELTPILAELGFNESHSFNGLLQTTTDGGPSMGESRKVRGLWYAVAIWVKDAPGMGKLIADWMTDGRTHIDHNRIDYSRFQDYQLTEDFIWGRCEETAKKIYNPPVHPREPFANGRGIRRSPFYEREVELGGYFMELGGWERAHGYAANEHLLEKYADQVPVRENEWDTRHFWRVSNAEQLEMSADCGIINLSHFHMTDLEGPDHVALLEYLCAAKIGGDANIGKGIYTHMLDDEGMVRADFTIFRMADKCRLVNGADAGPRDLMYMKRMAQDMGMDVTITDVTEANTTIGIWGPNARENLKKVVADPDALDVENFAFAAIKPIEIAGKTVSAFRISYVGEQGWELHMPYADGLAVWDALRSAGVMAVGVETYANSRRLEKSLRLQNADLITQYNLYEADLARPKVKEADFRGKAKHVEYRAREHQPAMLCTLVMTDNTDSTGVARYPVNTMPVMDPDTGQVLVDALGRRSYTSSVAYGPTIGKNIALAYLPWEYCQVGRKLNVTYFDEVYPVEVAGVGYAPLYDPQSLKPRS, from the coding sequence ATGTCCTCGTTTCCTGAACGCGCCAAGGTCGTCATCGTCGGACTTGGCGGTATCGTCGGCGCCTCGGTCGCGCATCACCTGATCGAACGCGGCTGGGACGACATCGTCGGCATCGACAAGTCGGCCATCCCGACCGACATCGGATCGACCGGCCACGCGTCGGACTTCTGCTATGTCACCAGCCACGATCTGCTGAGCACCTGGACGTCGATGTATTCCGTCGATTTCTACGAGAAGCTGGGCCATTACAGCCGGATTGGCGGCCTCGAAGTTGCGCGTGTCGGCGATGACGAGCGCATGATCGAACTCAGGCGCCGCTGCGATTCCGGTCGTGCTTTCGGGACCCGGGTGAAAATGATCTCGGCCGCCGAGGCCAAGGAGAAATTCCCGCTGCTGGAAGAAGACCAGATCCAGGGTGCCATGTGGGACCCCGACGCGGGCCTTGTGGTGCCGCGGTCGCAGACCGTCGCGGGCAAGCTGGTGGATGCGGGCGAAAAGGCCGGCAAGCTGCGGTCCTTTCCGAACACGCCGGCGCTGGAGCTGATCCAGGAAAACGGCCGCGTGGTCGGCGTGAAGACCCATCGCGGCACCATCATGGCCGATCACGTCGTGGTCTGCGCCGGTCTCTGGGGCCGCCTGATCGCCGACATGGTGGGCGAAGACCTGCCCGTGATGCCCGTCGACCACCCGCTGACCTTCTTCGGGCCGTATGACGAATTCGCCGGCACCGGGCTGGAAATCGGCCGTCCGCTGCTGCGCGACCAGGGCAATTCGGCCTACATGCGCGACACCGGCGACCCGGCGACGACCGAGGGCGGCCAGATGGAATGGGGCTATTACTACGAGAAAGAGCCGCGCATGGTGCATCCGCGCGACATTCTCGAAAAGGGCCAGGCGCGGCTTGGGCCCTCGATGCGCGACCTCGTGCTGGAAGACGTGATCGAGCCGCTCGAACGCGCGATGGAACTGACGCCGATCCTGGCGGAACTCGGCTTCAACGAGAGCCATTCGTTCAACGGGTTGCTGCAGACCACCACCGATGGCGGCCCGTCCATGGGCGAAAGCCGCAAGGTGCGCGGCCTGTGGTACGCCGTCGCGATCTGGGTCAAGGACGCGCCCGGCATGGGCAAGCTGATCGCCGACTGGATGACCGACGGGCGCACCCATATCGACCACAACCGCATCGATTATTCCCGCTTCCAGGATTACCAGCTGACCGAGGATTTCATCTGGGGCCGCTGCGAGGAAACCGCCAAGAAGATCTACAACCCGCCGGTCCACCCGCGCGAACCCTTCGCCAATGGTCGGGGCATCCGGCGGTCCCCGTTCTATGAACGCGAGGTCGAGCTGGGCGGCTATTTCATGGAACTTGGCGGCTGGGAACGGGCGCATGGCTATGCGGCCAACGAGCATCTGCTTGAGAAATACGCCGATCAGGTGCCGGTGCGTGAAAACGAATGGGACACCCGCCATTTCTGGCGTGTGTCCAACGCCGAACAGCTGGAGATGAGCGCCGATTGCGGCATCATCAACCTGTCGCACTTTCACATGACCGACCTGGAAGGACCGGACCATGTCGCGCTGCTGGAATACCTCTGTGCGGCGAAGATCGGGGGCGATGCCAATATCGGCAAGGGGATCTATACCCATATGCTGGATGACGAAGGCATGGTTCGCGCCGACTTCACCATCTTCCGCATGGCCGACAAGTGCCGGCTGGTGAACGGTGCCGATGCCGGCCCGCGCGACCTGATGTACATGAAGCGCATGGCGCAGGACATGGGGATGGACGTCACCATCACCGACGTGACCGAGGCCAACACCACCATCGGCATCTGGGGTCCGAATGCCCGCGAGAACCTCAAGAAGGTGGTCGCGGATCCGGATGCCCTGGACGTCGAAAACTTTGCCTTCGCGGCCATCAAACCGATCGAGATCGCGGGCAAGACCGTGTCTGCCTTCCGGATCTCCTATGTCGGCGAACAGGGGTGGGAGCTGCACATGCCTTATGCGGACGGCCTTGCCGTCTGGGACGCGCTGCGCTCGGCCGGTGTGATGGCCGTGGGTGTGGAAACCTATGCCAACTCGCGCCGCCTTGAAAAGTCGCTGCGGCTGCAGAACGCCGACCTGATCACGCAGTACAACCTGTACGAAGCGGACCTGGCGCGGCCCAAGGTCAAGGAAGCGGATTTCCGTGGCAAGGCGAAGCATGTCGAATACCGCGCGCGAGAGCATCAGCCGGCCATGTTGTGCACGCTGGTGATGACCGACAACACCGACAGCACGGGCGTCGCCCGCTACCCGGTCAACACCATGCCGGTGATGGATCCCGACACCGGCCAGGTGCTGGTCGATGCGCTGGGTCGGCGGTCCTACACCTCGTCGGTGGCCTATGGGCCGACGATCGGCAAGAACATCGCGCTGGCTTACCTGCCGTGGGAGTATTGCCAGGTCGGCCGCAAGCTGAACGTCACCTATTTCGACGAGGTCTATCCCGTCGAGGTCGCCGGTGTCGGCTACGCGCCGCTCTACGATCCGCAAAGCCTGAAGCCGAGAAGCTGA
- the gcvA_6 gene encoding Gcv operon activator: MSKPYDLPSLGDLACFESAARNLSFKIASTELNVTPAAVSHRIKALEQELGQPLFNRQYRGVELTEAGALLFVSLQRGFETISDTVGRIRNRHDRIGVSIAATTAMSGLWLTPRLAAFWKAHPGVAISQIIQDSGTISGVDLSIHYGDPDREDDETRLLFHDRILALGTTHFAQTHGIRTLEDMANVPLVHTQSGINAWTEWPEWFSMLGRPAPKGPGFYVNNYLISLQAAEDHIGAVLGWEGLLGGALESGRLVHLVPDAMVSPHPFYLRIHARASANARLFADWLAEVG, from the coding sequence ATGTCCAAGCCGTATGATCTGCCCTCCCTGGGGGACCTTGCCTGCTTTGAATCCGCTGCCCGAAATTTGAGCTTCAAGATCGCCTCAACCGAGTTGAACGTTACTCCGGCCGCCGTCAGCCACCGAATCAAGGCGCTTGAACAAGAGCTTGGGCAGCCGCTTTTCAACCGCCAGTATCGCGGCGTGGAACTGACCGAGGCCGGGGCGCTGCTGTTCGTGTCGCTGCAGCGCGGGTTCGAGACGATCTCGGATACCGTCGGGCGCATCCGCAACCGCCACGACCGCATCGGCGTCTCGATCGCGGCGACGACAGCGATGAGCGGGCTTTGGCTGACGCCACGCCTGGCGGCGTTCTGGAAGGCGCATCCGGGAGTCGCGATTTCCCAGATCATTCAGGACAGCGGAACGATCTCGGGGGTGGATCTGAGCATCCATTACGGCGATCCCGACCGCGAGGACGACGAGACCCGGCTGCTGTTCCACGACCGGATCCTTGCGCTTGGCACGACGCATTTCGCCCAGACCCACGGGATCCGCACGCTGGAGGATATGGCCAACGTGCCGCTGGTCCACACCCAATCGGGGATCAATGCCTGGACCGAATGGCCGGAGTGGTTTTCGATGCTGGGCCGCCCCGCGCCGAAGGGGCCGGGGTTCTACGTGAACAATTACCTGATCTCCCTGCAGGCGGCCGAGGATCACATCGGCGCGGTGCTGGGCTGGGAAGGCCTGCTGGGCGGCGCGCTCGAAAGCGGCCGGCTGGTGCACCTGGTGCCGGATGCGATGGTGTCACCGCATCCGTTCTACCTGCGCATCCATGCCCGCGCCTCGGCCAATGCGCGGCTGTTCGCGGATTGGCTGGCGGAGGTCGGGTAG
- the antA_1 gene encoding Anthranilate 1,2-dioxygenase large subunit, translating to MGSQHAPLSDLLTQHRAGHALRQPFYTSPEIFEADLDAIFYREWLYAFPACMLDKTGSYQRLKIGAYDVIVLRDGKGDIRAFHNSCRHRGSIICAALQGRVAKLTCPYHQWTYDLDGRLLWARDMGADFDPAKHGLKPVHCRTLAGLVYICLAAEAPDFDTFSRTVAPYLGVHDLSNAKVAFQSTIIEKGNWKLVWENNRECYHCAGNHPDLCRTYPEDPTITGVSADGTFPEKVENHFNRLESAGAPSRFRMDAAGQYRVARMPLLDGAQSYTISGKIAVQKRLGQVPYLDAGTLLLFHYPTTWNHFLTDHSITFRVTPIGPQETEVQTTWLVNKDAVEGVDYDLKDLTVVWEHTNDEDRRVVEENQQGINSPVYEPGPYSATHEDGVMQFVDWYLARMRKAQFPEAMAAE from the coding sequence ATGGGAAGCCAGCACGCCCCCCTTTCTGACCTGCTCACGCAACATCGGGCCGGTCATGCCCTGCGCCAGCCGTTCTATACCTCGCCCGAGATCTTCGAGGCCGATCTCGACGCGATCTTCTACCGCGAGTGGCTTTATGCCTTCCCGGCCTGCATGCTGGACAAGACCGGCAGCTATCAGCGCCTGAAGATCGGCGCCTACGACGTGATCGTCCTGCGCGATGGCAAGGGCGACATCCGCGCCTTCCACAATTCCTGCCGCCATCGCGGATCGATCATCTGTGCCGCCTTGCAGGGCCGCGTGGCCAAGCTGACCTGCCCCTATCACCAGTGGACCTACGACCTGGACGGCCGGCTGCTGTGGGCGCGCGACATGGGCGCGGATTTCGATCCGGCGAAACATGGTCTGAAGCCGGTGCATTGCCGCACCCTGGCCGGCCTGGTCTATATCTGCCTGGCCGCCGAAGCCCCCGATTTCGACACGTTCTCCCGGACCGTCGCGCCCTACCTGGGCGTGCACGACCTGTCGAACGCCAAGGTGGCGTTCCAGTCGACGATCATCGAAAAGGGCAACTGGAAGCTGGTCTGGGAAAACAACCGCGAGTGCTATCATTGCGCCGGCAACCACCCCGACCTGTGCCGCACCTATCCCGAGGATCCCACCATCACCGGGGTCAGCGCCGATGGCACCTTTCCCGAGAAGGTCGAAAACCACTTCAACCGGCTTGAATCCGCCGGCGCGCCGTCGCGGTTCCGGATGGATGCCGCCGGCCAGTACCGCGTGGCCCGGATGCCGCTGCTGGACGGGGCGCAAAGCTATACGATCAGCGGAAAGATCGCCGTGCAGAAACGCCTGGGCCAGGTGCCGTACCTGGATGCCGGCACGCTGCTGCTGTTCCACTACCCGACCACCTGGAACCACTTCCTGACCGACCATTCGATCACCTTCCGCGTGACCCCCATCGGCCCGCAGGAGACCGAGGTCCAGACCACCTGGCTGGTCAACAAGGATGCCGTGGAAGGTGTCGATTATGACCTGAAGGACCTGACCGTGGTCTGGGAACACACCAACGACGAAGACCGCCGCGTGGTCGAGGAAAACCAGCAGGGCATCAACTCGCCCGTCTACGAACCCGGCCCCTATTCGGCCACCCATGAAGACGGCGTCATGCAGTTCGTCGACTGGTACCTGGCCCGGATGCGCAAGGCGCAGTTCCCCGAAGCCATGGCCGCGGAGTAA
- the hmp_2 gene encoding 3-ketosteroid-9-alpha-hydroxylase reductase subunit, which produces MARSNAVAAAGWADDEELECVSILPEAPDVMTVCFLAPSGRPFDFEAGQFITLELPVPGGPLYRTYTISSSPSRPKSLTITIKAQADSIGSRWIMDNVKPGDRVKATGPAGRFTSAEHPAQKYLFISAGSGITPMMSMTTEIYDIGRSCDVVFVNCARRPSEIIFKRRLEHMATRIEGLDLKWVVEECDPYQPWTGYQGRFNQLMLGLMAPDYLDREVFCCGPEPFMTAVREALAGLGYDMDHYHQESFHAPQMPAAGLIEAPTPDDDLPEENVTAEIAFEISGVTSSCHETDTVLAAARAAGVAIPSGCTFGVCGTCKVKKTSGNVHMVHNGGITDEEIEEGYILACCSNPRGKVTLDL; this is translated from the coding sequence ATGGCACGCAGCAACGCCGTTGCGGCCGCGGGCTGGGCCGACGACGAAGAACTGGAATGCGTCTCGATCCTTCCGGAAGCGCCCGACGTCATGACGGTGTGTTTCCTGGCCCCGTCGGGGCGGCCCTTCGACTTCGAGGCCGGCCAGTTCATCACGCTGGAACTGCCCGTGCCGGGCGGGCCGCTGTACCGGACCTACACGATCTCGTCGTCGCCCTCGCGGCCCAAGTCGCTGACGATCACCATCAAGGCGCAGGCCGATTCCATCGGGTCGCGCTGGATCATGGACAACGTGAAGCCGGGGGACCGCGTCAAGGCGACCGGCCCGGCGGGCCGGTTCACCTCGGCCGAGCACCCGGCGCAGAAGTACCTCTTCATCTCGGCCGGGTCCGGGATCACGCCGATGATGTCGATGACAACCGAGATCTACGACATCGGCCGCAGTTGCGACGTGGTCTTCGTCAACTGCGCCCGCCGCCCGTCCGAGATCATCTTCAAGCGCCGCCTGGAACACATGGCGACCCGGATCGAAGGGCTGGACCTGAAATGGGTGGTGGAGGAATGCGATCCCTACCAGCCCTGGACCGGCTACCAGGGCCGTTTCAACCAGCTGATGCTGGGCCTCATGGCGCCCGACTACCTGGACCGCGAGGTGTTCTGCTGTGGCCCCGAGCCCTTCATGACCGCCGTGCGCGAGGCGCTGGCGGGCCTGGGCTATGACATGGACCACTATCACCAGGAAAGCTTCCACGCGCCGCAGATGCCGGCCGCGGGGCTGATCGAGGCGCCGACGCCGGACGACGATCTGCCGGAAGAGAACGTGACAGCCGAGATCGCCTTCGAGATTTCGGGTGTGACCAGTTCCTGCCACGAGACCGACACGGTGCTGGCCGCCGCGCGGGCCGCCGGGGTCGCGATACCGTCGGGGTGCACGTTCGGGGTCTGCGGCACCTGCAAGGTCAAGAAGACATCGGGCAATGTGCACATGGTTCACAACGGCGGTATCACCGACGAGGAAATCGAGGAGGGCTACATCCTGGCCTGCTGCTCGAACCCGCGCGGGAAAGTCACGCTGGATCTTTGA
- the dapE_2 gene encoding Succinyl-diaminopimelate desuccinylase, whose protein sequence is MSDAEAWLAAHEADALEMVQAFCSIPSISADPAHAGDIARAAAFAADRLRDAGFPKVELIETGGHPAVLAEWVHDPALPTILVYGHYDVQPPDPLDKWVSPPFVPEVRDGRLYARGVSDDKGPLSVAILALRAFHETAGHPPLNVKILVEGEEESGSPNFAPTVARLRDRLACDLVLSADGAMWRPDLPSITVASRGLAALDVTVEGAAKDLHSGRHGGSAPNPIRALAAMLATLHDGDGNVIVPGFADTATPPDPSILRAIETAGFDAGGYFDAIGADRPAPLPSGADLLYRQWLVPTLEFNGIFGGYSGAGTKTVIPDAATAKITCRLVAGQDPAAVAKVIETHLARVLPTGYRLTVTRHGPGSAAFSLDPAQPGLAEAEHVLEDLLGQKPLRVAMGATIPIGDVFARELDVGCIFFSFSTADEDYHAPNEFFRLSSLITGQVAWVRLLSRLATSLAESGGT, encoded by the coding sequence GTGAGCGACGCCGAAGCCTGGCTGGCCGCCCACGAGGCCGACGCTTTGGAGATGGTCCAGGCCTTCTGCAGCATCCCCAGCATTTCGGCCGATCCGGCCCACGCAGGCGACATCGCCCGCGCCGCCGCCTTTGCCGCCGACCGCTTGCGCGACGCGGGCTTTCCGAAGGTCGAGCTGATCGAGACCGGCGGCCACCCCGCCGTGCTGGCCGAATGGGTGCACGACCCCGCCTTGCCGACGATCCTGGTCTATGGCCATTACGACGTGCAACCGCCCGACCCGCTGGACAAGTGGGTGAGCCCGCCGTTTGTGCCCGAAGTCCGCGACGGACGGCTTTATGCGCGCGGCGTCTCCGACGACAAGGGACCGCTTTCGGTCGCCATCCTTGCCCTGCGCGCCTTTCACGAAACGGCGGGTCACCCGCCGCTGAACGTCAAGATCCTGGTCGAGGGCGAGGAGGAATCCGGCAGCCCCAATTTCGCACCCACCGTCGCCCGGCTGCGCGACCGGCTGGCCTGCGACCTGGTCCTGTCCGCCGACGGCGCCATGTGGCGCCCGGACCTGCCGTCGATCACGGTTGCCAGCCGGGGCCTGGCCGCGCTGGACGTCACCGTGGAAGGCGCCGCGAAGGACCTGCATTCGGGACGCCACGGCGGGTCCGCCCCGAACCCGATCCGCGCCCTGGCCGCCATGCTGGCCACGCTGCATGACGGCGACGGCAACGTCATCGTGCCCGGCTTTGCCGACACCGCCACCCCGCCCGATCCGTCGATCCTGCGCGCCATCGAAACGGCGGGCTTCGACGCGGGCGGGTATTTCGATGCCATCGGGGCCGACCGCCCTGCCCCGCTGCCCTCCGGGGCCGACCTGCTGTACCGGCAATGGCTGGTGCCGACGCTGGAATTCAACGGGATCTTCGGCGGCTATTCCGGCGCAGGCACCAAGACGGTGATCCCCGACGCCGCCACCGCCAAGATCACCTGCCGACTTGTCGCCGGGCAGGATCCCGCAGCCGTCGCGAAGGTCATCGAGACGCATCTGGCCCGGGTCCTGCCGACGGGTTACCGCCTGACCGTCACCCGCCACGGGCCGGGATCGGCCGCCTTTTCCCTTGACCCCGCGCAGCCCGGCCTGGCCGAGGCGGAGCACGTGCTGGAGGATCTGCTTGGCCAGAAACCCCTGCGCGTCGCGATGGGCGCGACGATCCCAATCGGCGACGTCTTCGCCCGCGAGCTGGACGTCGGCTGCATCTTCTTTTCCTTCTCGACGGCGGACGAGGATTACCACGCCCCCAACGAGTTCTTCCGCCTGTCCAGCCTGATCACCGGCCAGGTCGCCTGGGTCCGCCTTCTGTCCCGCCTGGCGACCTCACTGGCCGAGAGCGGCGGCACCTGA
- the fabG_8 gene encoding 3-oxoacyl-[acyl-carrier-protein] reductase FabG: MNITFEGRCAVVTGAGHGIGRAIAVALIADGARVVALDINGDGLAETARLAGPDCRPVTADLGDRQAVHAALDGVDADILVNCAGGVRGQVGRPIEDIETEDWQAIFDANLAGAFWATQAVVPAMKAKGRGRVVMISSGAGRSVSLTGIQAYASAKAGQIGLTRQLAHELGPFGITVNCIAPGFVRSNPTTERQWDAMGPDGQAALLERTAMRRLGKVEDIANAVMFLASDQAGWITGETLGVDGGK; the protein is encoded by the coding sequence ATGAACATCACCTTCGAAGGTCGCTGCGCCGTGGTGACCGGCGCGGGCCACGGCATCGGCCGGGCCATCGCCGTCGCGCTGATCGCCGATGGCGCCCGGGTCGTGGCGCTGGACATCAACGGCGACGGGCTGGCGGAAACCGCGCGGCTGGCCGGGCCGGACTGCCGCCCGGTGACCGCCGACCTGGGCGACCGGCAGGCGGTGCACGCCGCGCTGGACGGGGTCGATGCGGATATCCTTGTCAATTGCGCCGGCGGCGTGCGCGGCCAGGTCGGCCGCCCCATCGAAGACATCGAAACCGAAGACTGGCAGGCCATCTTCGACGCCAACCTCGCCGGTGCCTTCTGGGCCACGCAGGCCGTGGTGCCGGCGATGAAGGCCAAGGGGCGCGGCCGCGTCGTGATGATTTCCAGCGGCGCCGGACGCTCGGTCAGCCTGACGGGCATCCAGGCCTATGCCAGCGCCAAGGCCGGCCAGATCGGCCTGACCCGTCAGCTGGCCCACGAACTCGGCCCCTTCGGGATCACCGTGAACTGCATCGCGCCGGGGTTCGTGCGGTCGAACCCGACGACGGAACGCCAATGGGACGCGATGGGCCCGGATGGTCAGGCCGCGCTGCTGGAGCGCACCGCGATGCGCCGGCTGGGCAAGGTCGAGGACATCGCCAACGCCGTGATGTTCCTGGCCAGCGACCAGGCGGGGTGGATCACCGGCGAAACGCTGGGCGTGGACGGCGGCAAGTGA